One segment of Gloeomargarita sp. SRBZ-1_bins_9 DNA contains the following:
- a CDS encoding DnaJ C-terminal domain-containing protein, whose product MTSTNFKDYYAVLGVSRDVSPEELKRVYRRLARQYHPDVNPNNPAAEARFKEINEAYEVLSDPEKRRKYDQYGRYWQQVGDRGAGPDIHMDFDFDFGRYATFEDFINELLGRMGGPTTGRSTRYQTYQTYTPREVPVTLTWGEAFRGTEKSLQVGGETIRVRIPAGVKPGTKIRVRGQGPVQPLTGQREDLFLIAQLPDHPFFRFEEGTSNLTAEVPITPDEAVLGAKIEVPTPDGPVTVTVPAGIRSGQTLRLRGKGWPQAQGGRGDLLLKVQIVPPKDLSPTERELYAKLAGIRTFNPRRHLQGMTL is encoded by the coding sequence ATGACCAGTACGAACTTTAAGGATTACTATGCGGTGTTGGGGGTTAGCCGGGACGTGTCGCCTGAGGAATTGAAGCGGGTGTACCGGCGGTTGGCACGGCAGTATCACCCGGACGTCAACCCTAACAATCCGGCGGCAGAGGCTCGGTTCAAGGAGATTAACGAGGCCTACGAGGTGCTGTCGGACCCGGAGAAACGCCGCAAGTATGACCAGTATGGACGCTACTGGCAGCAAGTGGGGGACCGGGGCGCCGGCCCAGACATACACATGGACTTCGATTTTGACTTTGGCCGCTACGCCACCTTTGAGGATTTCATCAACGAATTGCTCGGGCGCATGGGTGGCCCCACCACTGGTCGCAGTACCCGTTACCAGACCTATCAAACTTACACACCGCGCGAGGTGCCTGTTACCTTGACCTGGGGGGAAGCCTTCCGGGGTACGGAAAAGTCCCTGCAAGTGGGGGGCGAAACCATCCGGGTACGGATTCCGGCAGGCGTCAAACCGGGCACCAAAATTCGCGTACGGGGACAAGGGCCGGTGCAACCGTTGACCGGACAGCGGGAAGACCTGTTCCTCATCGCCCAGTTGCCGGATCATCCCTTCTTCCGGTTTGAGGAGGGCACCAGTAACTTAACTGCCGAGGTACCTATCACCCCGGACGAAGCGGTGCTGGGCGCCAAGATCGAAGTCCCTACCCCCGATGGCCCAGTAACGGTGACCGTGCCGGCGGGTATCCGCTCGGGACAAACGCTGCGGTTGCGGGGGAAAGGCTGGCCCCAGGCCCAAGGGGGTCGCGGCGACCTACTCCTGAAGGTGCAAATCGTCCCGCCCAAGGACCTGTCCCCCACCGAGCGGGAGCTGTACGCCAAATTGGCCGGCATCCGCACCTTCAACCCCCGCCGTCACCTCCAGGGAATGACCCTCTAG
- the ftsH gene encoding ATP-dependent zinc metalloprotease FtsH yields the protein MKFSWRMALLWLLPVVIIGFFFWQGTMGPVWRETGLNAATARMTYGRFLEYLEAGQVLRMDLYDGGRTAVVEIVDPELTSRFQRIRVDLPTAGPELISRLRQAHVDFDIHNHRNTNLALWGLVGNLVFPLLLLGGLVFLLRRSNSLPGGPGQAMNFGRSRARFQMEAKTGVKFDDVAGVDEAKEELQEVVTFLKQPERFTAVGAKIPRGVLLVGPPGTGKTLLAKAIAGEAGVPFFSISGSEFVEMFVGVGASRVRDLFRKAKENAPCIVFIDEIDAVGRQRGAGIGGGNDEREQTLNQLLTEMDGFEGNTGVIVIAATNRPDVLDAALLRPGRFDRQVTVDVPDINGRLAILRVHARNKKFDDTISLEMIARRTPGFSGADLANLLNEAAILTARRRKEAIGASEIDAAIDRVIAGMEGTPLVDSKSKRLIAYHEVGHAIVGTLLPHHDPVQKVTLIPRGQARGLTWFVPGEEQMLLSRAQLLARITGALGGRAAEAVVFGESEVTTGAGNDLQQVAALARQMVTRFGMSDFGLLSLDGQVGEVFLGRDLVARSDYSDELAALVDAEVRRIVNDCYQKACQIIRENRVVIDRLVDLLIEKETIDGEEFRRIVAEYTPLPEKTAMPA from the coding sequence ATGAAGTTTTCGTGGCGGATGGCGTTGCTGTGGTTGTTGCCGGTGGTGATTATCGGCTTTTTCTTCTGGCAGGGCACTATGGGGCCGGTCTGGCGGGAGACGGGGTTGAACGCCGCAACGGCGCGGATGACCTACGGGCGGTTTTTGGAGTATTTGGAAGCGGGCCAGGTGCTGCGTATGGATTTGTATGACGGGGGCCGCACGGCAGTGGTGGAAATTGTAGACCCCGAGTTGACCAGCCGGTTCCAGCGGATTCGGGTGGATTTGCCGACAGCCGGGCCGGAGCTGATTAGCCGGTTGCGCCAGGCCCATGTGGATTTTGATATTCACAACCATCGCAACACGAACTTAGCCCTGTGGGGGCTGGTGGGGAATCTGGTGTTTCCGCTGCTGTTGCTGGGCGGGTTGGTGTTTTTGTTGCGGCGTTCCAACTCCCTTCCCGGTGGGCCGGGCCAGGCCATGAATTTTGGGCGATCTCGGGCGCGGTTCCAGATGGAGGCTAAAACGGGGGTGAAGTTCGACGATGTAGCCGGGGTGGATGAGGCTAAGGAGGAACTGCAGGAGGTGGTGACGTTTCTCAAGCAGCCGGAGCGGTTTACGGCAGTGGGGGCCAAGATTCCCCGGGGGGTGTTGCTGGTGGGGCCGCCGGGGACGGGGAAAACCTTGTTGGCCAAGGCCATTGCCGGAGAAGCGGGGGTGCCTTTTTTCAGCATTTCCGGTTCGGAGTTTGTGGAAATGTTCGTGGGGGTGGGCGCGTCCCGGGTGCGGGATTTGTTCCGCAAGGCTAAGGAAAATGCCCCCTGCATTGTGTTTATTGACGAGATTGATGCGGTGGGCCGGCAACGGGGCGCGGGCATCGGCGGCGGCAACGACGAGCGGGAGCAGACCCTCAATCAATTGCTCACAGAAATGGATGGCTTTGAGGGGAATACGGGGGTGATCGTGATTGCGGCCACCAATCGTCCCGATGTGCTGGATGCGGCCCTGTTGCGCCCCGGACGCTTTGACCGCCAGGTCACGGTGGACGTACCGGACATCAACGGTCGCTTGGCCATCCTGCGGGTCCACGCGCGCAACAAGAAGTTCGACGACACCATTTCCCTGGAAATGATCGCCCGACGGACGCCGGGGTTTTCCGGGGCCGACCTGGCCAACTTGCTCAACGAGGCGGCCATTCTCACGGCCCGGCGACGTAAAGAAGCCATCGGGGCCAGTGAAATTGACGCGGCCATTGACCGGGTGATCGCCGGGATGGAGGGCACGCCCCTAGTAGACAGCAAGAGCAAGCGGTTAATTGCCTACCACGAGGTGGGGCATGCCATTGTGGGCACTCTGTTGCCTCACCACGACCCGGTGCAGAAGGTGACCTTGATTCCCCGAGGACAGGCGCGGGGGTTGACCTGGTTCGTGCCGGGGGAAGAGCAGATGCTTCTGTCGCGGGCACAGTTGTTGGCTCGCATCACGGGGGCGCTGGGCGGTCGGGCAGCCGAAGCGGTGGTATTCGGCGAATCGGAGGTGACCACCGGCGCGGGCAATGACCTGCAACAGGTGGCGGCCTTGGCCCGGCAAATGGTGACCCGTTTTGGCATGTCGGATTTTGGGCTGTTGTCCCTGGACGGTCAGGTGGGGGAAGTATTTTTGGGGCGGGACTTGGTGGCTCGTTCGGATTACTCCGACGAATTGGCGGCCCTGGTGGATGCCGAAGTGCGGCGCATCGTTAACGACTGCTACCAAAAAGCCTGCCAAATCATTCGCGAAAACCGGGTGGTGATCGACCGGCTGGTGGACCTGCTTATCGAGAAGGAGACCATTGACGGGGAGGAGTTCCGGCGGATTGTCGCCGAGTACACACCTCTGCCGGAGAAAACGGCGATGCCGGCCTGA
- a CDS encoding pentapeptide repeat-containing protein, which yields MAAKEISGEELLLRYAEGERDFTGAYLKEVDLSNKILSRIILVEANLERANLIGTNFLGANFRGAVLNQARMYNCNLSGANLVDAQLWRVDLRRAYLRGANLTGAYMSECDLSGANLGDAILKLARLRDANLTEVRWRGADLTEADLRGAKLTGVDLTQVSLERALLL from the coding sequence ATGGCGGCCAAGGAAATCAGCGGGGAAGAACTGTTACTTCGCTATGCGGAGGGAGAACGGGACTTCACCGGTGCTTACCTCAAGGAAGTAGATCTGAGCAATAAAATTCTCAGCCGGATTATATTGGTGGAGGCCAATTTAGAACGGGCCAACCTGATCGGCACCAATTTTTTGGGCGCCAATTTTCGGGGAGCGGTCCTTAACCAAGCGCGCATGTATAACTGCAATCTCAGCGGGGCGAATTTGGTGGACGCGCAACTGTGGCGGGTGGACCTGCGGCGGGCCTACCTGCGGGGAGCCAATTTAACGGGGGCCTATATGAGCGAATGTGACCTGAGCGGGGCCAATCTGGGGGATGCGATTTTGAAACTGGCCCGGCTGCGGGACGCCAATCTCACGGAGGTGCGCTGGCGGGGTGCGGACTTGACCGAAGCGGACCTACGGGGGGCCAAATTGACGGGGGTGGATCTGACCCAGGTTTCCCTAGAGCGGGCGTTACTGCTCTGA
- the csaB gene encoding polysaccharide pyruvyl transferase CsaB, with protein sequence MRVLLCGYYGLGNGGDEALLTTLLQMLPAQVQPVVLSAQPEITRQQYGVPACHRWHLGAVVKELLRSQGFIWGGGSLIQDKTSWASPLYYLGLMAMAQLLGKRTVAWAQGIGPLERRWLRALAGWVFRRCQGVSVRDKPAAEQLRRWGRGALLAPDPVWALPDQPYWPLGDVPAPRLAVVLRPHPLLTSPWIEVLALALRQFQQATGAWVVFLPFQPATDRALAQHLQRRVGDRSALLEPPHPAQLKGVFRYLDLVVTMRYHGLVMGAAAGCRCFSLSYDPKVSQLQQDLGVPGWDLHQPPPTPQDLSRQWLDLYVNGEGLSPAQIQTWADRALLHGELLRQVFDPSEQ encoded by the coding sequence ATGCGGGTGCTGCTGTGCGGTTACTACGGCTTGGGCAACGGGGGGGATGAGGCGCTATTGACCACCTTGCTGCAAATGCTACCGGCCCAGGTGCAACCCGTTGTCCTCTCGGCCCAACCTGAGATAACCCGTCAGCAGTATGGGGTCCCGGCCTGCCACCGTTGGCATCTAGGGGCCGTTGTCAAGGAGTTGCTGCGCAGTCAGGGTTTCATCTGGGGCGGCGGCAGTCTGATTCAGGACAAAACCAGTTGGGCCAGTCCCCTGTACTACCTGGGGTTAATGGCGATGGCCCAACTCCTCGGGAAACGCACGGTGGCCTGGGCCCAGGGGATTGGCCCCTTGGAACGCCGGTGGTTACGGGCTTTGGCGGGCTGGGTGTTCCGGCGCTGTCAGGGGGTGAGCGTGCGGGACAAACCGGCAGCCGAACAACTCCGGCGCTGGGGGCGTGGCGCTCTGCTGGCCCCGGACCCGGTATGGGCCTTGCCGGACCAACCCTACTGGCCTCTGGGGGATGTGCCGGCGCCGCGCCTGGCCGTGGTGTTGCGTCCCCATCCCCTGCTGACGTCCCCTTGGATAGAGGTTCTGGCCTTGGCCCTCCGGCAATTCCAACAAGCGACTGGGGCTTGGGTGGTGTTTCTACCGTTTCAACCGGCAACCGACCGGGCCTTGGCCCAGCATTTGCAACGGCGAGTGGGGGACCGCAGTGCTCTCCTGGAACCGCCCCATCCGGCCCAACTCAAGGGGGTGTTTCGGTATCTGGACCTGGTGGTGACCATGCGCTACCACGGGTTGGTTATGGGGGCTGCTGCCGGTTGTCGCTGCTTTAGCCTGAGCTATGACCCGAAAGTGTCCCAGTTGCAACAGGATCTAGGTGTACCGGGGTGGGATTTACACCAGCCGCCGCCCACGCCCCAGGACCTGAGCCGCCAGTGGCTGGACCTGTATGTCAACGGAGAGGGACTGTCCCCAGCCCAAATCCAAACCTGGGCCGACCGGGCGCTCCTCCACGGGGAACTGCTCCGGCAAGTTTTTGACCCTTCAGAGCAGTAA